In Carassius auratus strain Wakin unplaced genomic scaffold, ASM336829v1 scaf_tig00000254, whole genome shotgun sequence, the following proteins share a genomic window:
- the rbms2b gene encoding RNA-binding motif, single-stranded-interacting protein 2b isoform X1, giving the protein MLLSVPPRIGFNPYNGYPSRTTKKQAYASSTQQMAPPSPNTTTSSSNGSSGDHLSKTNLYIRGLHPGTTDQDLVKLCQPYGKIVSTKAILDKTTNKCKGYGFVDFDSPTSAQKAVTALKTSGVQAQMAKQQEQDPTNLYMSNLPLSMDEQELESMLKPFSQVISTRILRDANGTSRGVGFARMESTEKCEAIIQHFNGKYIKTPPGVPVPTEPLLCKFADGGQKKRQNQGKYHQNGRQWQREGETGGMTLTYDPTPALQNGFYSPSYSIAPNRIIAQTSLSPYMHSPVSTYQVHNPSWIHHQSYLMQPAGTVLTPTVDHTMTMQPTAIIGPLTQQLSHLTLGSTGTYMPANTAMQGTYIPQYAQVPPSSVTAEENSVQQQQVAIETPTDHTTYSYQHVHS; this is encoded by the exons CAGGCGTATGCGTCCTCCACCCAGCAGATGGCGCCGCCCAGTCccaacaccaccaccagcagcagtAATGGAAGCAGTGGAGACCACCTGAGCAAAACCAACCTGTACATCCGTGGTCTCCATCCAGGAACCACAGACCAGGACCTGGTCAAGCTCTGTCAGCC CTATGGAAAAATAGTGTCTACTAAGGCCATTCTTGACAAGACCACCAACAAGTGTAAAG gctaTGGCTTTGTGGATTTCGACAGTCCGACCTCTGCACAGAAAGCAGTGACTGCACTAAAGACCAGTGGAGTTCAGGCTCAGATGGCAAAG CAACAAGAACAGGACCCCACCAATCTATACATGTCTAATCTGCCTCTGTCTATGGATGAGCAGGAGTTAGAGAGCATGCTCAAGCCCTTCAGCCAGGTCATCTCCACACGCATCTTACGCGACGCAAACGGCACCAGCCGCGGGGTCGGTTTCGCCAG GATGGAATCGACTGAAAAATGTGAGGCCATCATTCAACATTTCAACGGCAAATACATCAAGACTCCTCCCGGAGTTCCAG TGCCTACAGAACCCTTGCTGTGTAAATTTGCGGATGGGGGACAGAAAAAACGCCAGAATCAGGGGAAATATCACCAGAATGGGCGGCAGTGGCAGAGAGAGGGCGAGACT GGCGGGATGACGCTAACATACGACCCTACTCCTGCTTTACAAAATGG GTTTTACTCTCCTTCCTACAGCATTGCTCCGAACAGAATTATCGCGCAGACTTCTCTCTCTCCCTACATGCACTCACCTGTATCCACCTACCAG GTACACAATCCCTCCTGGATACATCACCAGTCTTACCTCATGCAGCCCGCG GGTACCGTCCTCACGCCCACAGTGGACCACACCATGACCATGCAGCCCACTGCTATAATAGGGCCTCTCACACAGCAGCTCAGCCATCTAACCCTGGGCAGCACAGGCACG TATATGCCTGCAAACACAGCTATGCAAGGGACCTACATACCACAATATGCCCAAGTGCCTCCTTCAAGCGTTACAGCCGAG GAAAATAGCGTCCAACAGCAGCAGGTTGCTATAGAGACACCCACAGACCACACAACATACTCCTACCAGCACG TTCATTCATAG
- the rbms2b gene encoding RNA-binding motif, single-stranded-interacting protein 2b isoform X2, whose amino-acid sequence MLLSVPPRIGFNPYNGYPSRTTKKQAYASSTQQMAPPSPNTTTSSSNGSSGDHLSKTNLYIRGLHPGTTDQDLVKLCQPYGKIVSTKAILDKTTNKCKGYGFVDFDSPTSAQKAVTALKTSGVQAQMAKQQEQDPTNLYMSNLPLSMDEQELESMLKPFSQVISTRILRDANGTSRGVGFARMESTEKCEAIIQHFNGKYIKTPPGVPVPTEPLLCKFADGGQKKRQNQGKYHQNGRQWQREGETGGMTLTYDPTPALQNGFYSPSYSIAPNRIIAQTSLSPYMHSPVSTYQVHNPSWIHHQSYLMQPAGTVLTPTVDHTMTMQPTAIIGPLTQQLSHLTLGSTGTYMPANTAMQGTYIPQYAQVPPSSVTAEENSVQQQQVAIETPTDHTTYSYQHGK is encoded by the exons CAGGCGTATGCGTCCTCCACCCAGCAGATGGCGCCGCCCAGTCccaacaccaccaccagcagcagtAATGGAAGCAGTGGAGACCACCTGAGCAAAACCAACCTGTACATCCGTGGTCTCCATCCAGGAACCACAGACCAGGACCTGGTCAAGCTCTGTCAGCC CTATGGAAAAATAGTGTCTACTAAGGCCATTCTTGACAAGACCACCAACAAGTGTAAAG gctaTGGCTTTGTGGATTTCGACAGTCCGACCTCTGCACAGAAAGCAGTGACTGCACTAAAGACCAGTGGAGTTCAGGCTCAGATGGCAAAG CAACAAGAACAGGACCCCACCAATCTATACATGTCTAATCTGCCTCTGTCTATGGATGAGCAGGAGTTAGAGAGCATGCTCAAGCCCTTCAGCCAGGTCATCTCCACACGCATCTTACGCGACGCAAACGGCACCAGCCGCGGGGTCGGTTTCGCCAG GATGGAATCGACTGAAAAATGTGAGGCCATCATTCAACATTTCAACGGCAAATACATCAAGACTCCTCCCGGAGTTCCAG TGCCTACAGAACCCTTGCTGTGTAAATTTGCGGATGGGGGACAGAAAAAACGCCAGAATCAGGGGAAATATCACCAGAATGGGCGGCAGTGGCAGAGAGAGGGCGAGACT GGCGGGATGACGCTAACATACGACCCTACTCCTGCTTTACAAAATGG GTTTTACTCTCCTTCCTACAGCATTGCTCCGAACAGAATTATCGCGCAGACTTCTCTCTCTCCCTACATGCACTCACCTGTATCCACCTACCAG GTACACAATCCCTCCTGGATACATCACCAGTCTTACCTCATGCAGCCCGCG GGTACCGTCCTCACGCCCACAGTGGACCACACCATGACCATGCAGCCCACTGCTATAATAGGGCCTCTCACACAGCAGCTCAGCCATCTAACCCTGGGCAGCACAGGCACG TATATGCCTGCAAACACAGCTATGCAAGGGACCTACATACCACAATATGCCCAAGTGCCTCCTTCAAGCGTTACAGCCGAG GAAAATAGCGTCCAACAGCAGCAGGTTGCTATAGAGACACCCACAGACCACACAACATACTCCTACCAGCACGGCAAGTGA